One window of the Nocardia terpenica genome contains the following:
- a CDS encoding helix-turn-helix domain-containing protein, producing the protein MTLRLVPGLLDLLKEARGFTEEELAAALDVHKETLRRVRNGHPPSPRLIAHVASLSGRSIEKVVEVVVIKQAAASIPAADRRTRPLTRCVRASCTCRANGATATAPCRRTTAPSPVTGTTARR; encoded by the coding sequence ATGACGTTGAGGTTGGTTCCGGGGCTTCTCGACCTGCTGAAAGAGGCTCGCGGATTCACCGAAGAGGAGCTTGCCGCCGCGCTGGATGTGCACAAGGAGACGTTGCGGAGGGTCCGCAACGGTCATCCGCCGAGCCCCCGTCTGATCGCGCACGTGGCGTCGCTGTCGGGTCGCAGCATCGAGAAGGTTGTCGAGGTGGTTGTGATCAAGCAGGCAGCGGCCAGCATTCCCGCTGCCGATCGCCGGACTCGGCCCCTGACCAGATGCGTACGGGCATCGTGCACGTGCCGGGCCAACGGCGCCACGGCTACAGCACCGTGCCGACGAACAACAGCCCCGTCCCCGGTCACGGGAACCACGGCTCGCCGCTGA